The nucleotide window AATGGCCCGCGCCCCCTGCACCCTAGCAAGAATTGCTTCCAGCAACGGCCGCATGGAATGCAGCTGCCGGGTTTTGATCATAAAGTTCCAGAGGGGCTCAAAGCACTTCCAGCCGCCGGCATAGGCAAAATGCTTGAGCTGGTGCTTAAGCTTGTCGTGCGCGAGGCTGGCCCGGGTGATGTTGGCCCAGGAGTAAAATTCCCGATACGCCCAGTCATAGCCTTCTTTCAGCTGCGTCGCCGTCAGGTGGGGGCCGGGCTGGTGTACTACTGTGCGGGTATCGTACTCGTTCCAGCGCTGGTGCAGCAAGCGTCCTTCGGCCTCGATGTGCTGGTAATAGGCGGTACCGGGATAAGGCGTGGCAATGTGAAAGGTGGCCGTGGTGATGCCCTGCTGCACGGCCCAGTCAACGGTGCGCTTAAACACGTCGGGCCCGTCATCATCCAGGCCAAACACGAAGCTGCCATTGATCATGATGCCCAGATCGTGCAGGCGGCGGATGGCCAGGGCATAGTCGCGGCCCAGGTTCTGGTGCTTGTTGCTGGCCCGCAGGTTGGCCGGGCTCAGGGTTTCAAATCCTACAAACAAGCTGCGCAGCCCGGCCGCTGCCGCTTTTTCCAGCAAGCCATTGTCGCGCAGAATACTATCGACGGTAGCGGCACCCTGAAACAGACGGCCCATTCCCTGCATGCCATCAAACAGGGCAGCGGCAAAGCGCTGGTGGCCCAGCAGGTGGTCATCGAGAAAGTAGAGGTGCCGGCCGGGCAGCCGGTCTATTTCAGCCAGGGCGTCGTCAATAGGCTGCGTGTAGAAGGTGGTGCCCCCCTCGAAGAAGGCATCTTTGTAGCAGAAGTCGCAATGGTGAGGGCAGCCGCGCGTGACGACGATGGAGTTGGGCACCAGATACAGTTCCCGCCGGATCAGGTCGCGCCGGATGGGTGGTGTACCGGCCAGGGTGCGGCGGCTGGGCGCTACGTAGCGGGATCGGGCCTGCCGCTGCTGCCAGTCGCGCAGGAACTTTGGAAAAATATCTTCCCCGGGGCCCAGAAAAATGCTGTCGGCGTGCGGGGCGGCCTCCTCAGGCAGGCTGGTTACGTGCAGGCCTCCCAGGCATACATAGCTTCCTTGGCTACGGTACCAATCGGCCAGGGCATAAGCCCGGAAGGCGTTGGTGATGTACACCTGGATGATGACTAGGTCGGGCGCATCGTGCAGCCGGAGCTCTTCCACGTGTTCGTCCTGCAGCTCGGCGGTCCAGTCGGGCGGCAGGAAGGCCGCCAGTGTAGCCAGGCCCAGCGGCGGAAACAGCGAGTATTTGATGGGCCGCCAGTACGGATTGGTGGCCTCGGTAAGAGCCGGCAGAATGAATTTGACGTGCATAGCAGCCTCGGTGTCAGAGAAGAGAACAACACAAAGAATCAGAATAAACTTTGCAATTCAAAGTACTTTACAAGACAAGAGCATTGCAAAGGTTTCGTATCTGATATCTGGCTGCTCATCTAAGAAGTGCTATGTTTATCGCAGATACCTTCGTGGGCCAGCTTATTACTTTACATGATACCTGATCAACTTCTGACTGATTTACAAAATGCCGAGCTGCTACCTGCAGCTCAGGCAGCAGCTATTCGGGAAGATGAGCGGACGCGCCCCTTTTCCCTGCACTACGAGTTGCGCGCTGCGCTGTACCTGGGCATCACCCTGCTCACCGGTGGATTGGGCGTACTGCTGTATCAGCACTTAAGTGAAATCGGGCACGGCGTCATCATCGGGAGCATGGTGCTGCTGATGGCAGCCAGCTTTGGGTATGCGACCCGCCACCGGCAGCCCTTTACCTGGGGGCAAGCCCGGCCCGTTAGCTTCGTGCCGGACTATATTCTGCTGCTGGGCTGCCTGCTGTTTCTGGCCCTGGAAACGTATCTGCAGGTGCAGTACAACTTCTTCGGGAGCCGCTACGGGCTGGTTACCATTCTCCCGGCCGCGCTGTTTCTGGCCCTGGCTTATGGTTTCGACCACCGGGGGGTGCTGGCTATGGGCCTCACAGCGCTGGCGTCCTGGGTGGGCGTGAGCATTGCCCCGCTTTCGGCCTTCACCGAGAACAGCTTTCTGTCGTCGCGGCTGGGTGGGGCGGCAGTGCTGCTCGGGCTGCTGCTGGCCGGCGTGGGGTTCTACTCCGATTTTGCGGATCGAAAGCGGCACTTTGCCTTCACCTATATTTCCCTGGGAGCAAACCTGGCCCTGCTGGCCGCTACCGTTTCCTTATTTGATTTTTACTTGTCCAGCTTCCTGCCCAACGCGCTGTTGGTGCTCCTGATTCTGGCCCTGAGCGCCGGCCTGGTGTGGTATGCCCGGCTCCGTCGTTCCTACCTTTTCCTGCTGATGGGCGCCGTGTATGGCTATATCACCGTCACCTACCTGTTTTTCCATCTGCTTGATTTCAACGACGGGGAAGCTGCTATTATGCTGGGCTTGTTCTATTTCATGGGTTCGGCGGTGGCTGTTATTCTTTTCTTCGTCAACGCCAAGAAATTTCTTCGCCTAGCATGAGCCTGAAAGCCTACAACCCTGCCTGGGCTTACCAGGAAGCCATGCAGCAAGCCGCCACCCGCTGGCACCGCCGCGGCTTGCTTACCGCCGCGCAGCACCAGGCTATCCGGGCCCGCTACCCGCTGGAGTTCTACCGGCCCGGGCTGTTTCTGCGCATCGGCCTGTTTTTGTTTACCTGCATAGGAGCTGCCGGAGCCGCGGGCTTTCTGGCGCTGATCCTCTCCGACGTCGTGTCGTCTTCCTTCCTGAAAGTGCTGGCCTTTCTGTGTGCTGCCGGGGGGCTGGCC belongs to Hymenobacter sp. J193 and includes:
- a CDS encoding DUF2157 domain-containing protein codes for the protein MIPDQLLTDLQNAELLPAAQAAAIREDERTRPFSLHYELRAALYLGITLLTGGLGVLLYQHLSEIGHGVIIGSMVLLMAASFGYATRHRQPFTWGQARPVSFVPDYILLLGCLLFLALETYLQVQYNFFGSRYGLVTILPAALFLALAYGFDHRGVLAMGLTALASWVGVSIAPLSAFTENSFLSSRLGGAAVLLGLLLAGVGFYSDFADRKRHFAFTYISLGANLALLAATVSLFDFYLSSFLPNALLVLLILALSAGLVWYARLRRSYLFLLMGAVYGYITVTYLFFHLLDFNDGEAAIMLGLFYFMGSAVAVILFFVNAKKFLRLA
- a CDS encoding radical SAM protein translates to MHVKFILPALTEATNPYWRPIKYSLFPPLGLATLAAFLPPDWTAELQDEHVEELRLHDAPDLVIIQVYITNAFRAYALADWYRSQGSYVCLGGLHVTSLPEEAAPHADSIFLGPGEDIFPKFLRDWQQRQARSRYVAPSRRTLAGTPPIRRDLIRRELYLVPNSIVVTRGCPHHCDFCYKDAFFEGGTTFYTQPIDDALAEIDRLPGRHLYFLDDHLLGHQRFAAALFDGMQGMGRLFQGAATVDSILRDNGLLEKAAAAGLRSLFVGFETLSPANLRASNKHQNLGRDYALAIRRLHDLGIMINGSFVFGLDDDGPDVFKRTVDWAVQQGITTATFHIATPYPGTAYYQHIEAEGRLLHQRWNEYDTRTVVHQPGPHLTATQLKEGYDWAYREFYSWANITRASLAHDKLKHQLKHFAYAGGWKCFEPLWNFMIKTRQLHSMRPLLEAILARVQGARAIPQPAPADFIPLPVLPG